AAAGGAGCAGCCATTCTAAATAAGATTCTTTTAGAATTGCAGGTTAAACCAAAAAAATACTCAATTAGAAAAGCGCTTAAAATCGCCGCGGTTTTGGTTATCGGACTTACGATTGCATTCTCGGCAGCGCAATTTGTTTTCAAACCTGCAGCAATTACACAGGTTACTGCAAAAGGCGAAAAGAAAGAAATTTTTCTTGAAGACGGCAGTGTCATTGTTCTAAACTCCAACAGCAGTGTTACGTATCCTGAAGAATTTGAATCTACTAGAAATATTCAGCTTACGGGACAGGCGTATTTTAAAGTTTTCAGAGACGTTAAAAGACCTTTTATTGTACAAACCCACGATGTAAAAGTAAGGGTTTTGGGAACTTCATTCGACATCAATTCTTATAATCATCATGATACCAAAGTGAGTGTTATTACCGGAAAGGTCGAAGTAACATCGCCAACCGGAAAAAAAGTTCAGATTACTAAAAACCAGCAGGCCGATTTGTTAAAGAATTCTGATTTACAGATTTCTACAGAAAACAGCGATGATAAAATCGCGTGGATAAGCAACACCATTATCCTTAAAAATACCAAACTTTCTGAAACCGTAAAAATCATCGAAAACTGGTATAATGTCGACATTACGATTGAAGATCAGGAACTTAATGATCTTACTATTTCAGGAAAATTTAAAGATGAAAAACTGGAGAATGTACTGGAAAGTATTGCCTATCTGAAAGAACTAAAAATAAACTATAAAACTAAAAACCAAATCATTATAAGAAAACAGACAAAATAAAAAAACAGAAAAAAACAAAACCCGCTTCCGGTGCAACGGAAACGGGCATTAAAAAAGACTAAAAATAAAATTTATAGCCTAATAGTAATAATGGACACGAAACTACAATTTTTTTTCAATAAGTATATAAAGATGAAAAATCTTTACTTAATGATTTTATTAATTTTTTCCTTTAGCGGATTTGCCTTGGGACAATCTGGTAAAGACGTACAAATAAGCCTGAATTTAAAAGACGCAACAATTACAGAGTTTTTTAGAGCAGTAGAACAGAGAACAACTTTTACTTTTGTTTTTGATGAAAAAATATCAGGAACTTCACAACGCATTTCAATCTACGCAGAAAAGGAAAGCCTTGACGGAGTGCTGACAAAGATCGCGGCAAAAACAGGATTGTCCTTTAGAAAACTCAATAACACCATTACCGTTACAAACAATCTTCGTGCACAGTTAAATGTCCGCGGAAAAGTGCTTGACGAAACCGGAATGCCGATACCCGGAGTTACGATTCTTGAAAAAGGAACAAAAACTTCTACCATGACCGACATGGAAGGGAATTTCAGTTTTGCCGTAAACTCTTCGGCTGTATTGGTTATTTCGTATATGGGATATGTTTCTCAGGAAGTTTCGGCCAGTACAAGCCCGCTTACGATAACAATGAAACCCAGTACCAGTGAACTAAATGAAGTTGTAGTTACGGCATTAGGAATTAAAAGAGAAGAAAAAAAATTAGGATTCTCGCAGCAAACCATCAAATCTGAAAACTTATCGCAGGGAAGACCAAACAACTGGTCATCAGGACTGAAAGGGAAAGTAGCAGGATTAAGTATAACTTCTACAGGTTCAGGACCTTTAAATTCACAACAAATTACCCTTAGAGGAAACAGATCCTTAAGCCCAAAAGGCAATTACGCACTAATTGTAGTAGACGGAGTTCCGGTAAATGCCGAAATGACAACATCAGGTTCAACAAGTGCGTATATGGGAGAAGATTCTCCAATTGATTACGGAAACGGGATTTCTGATCTTAACCTGGATGATATTGATGCCGTAACGGTTCTTAAAGGAGCAGGTGCAACTGCGCTTTACGGAAGCCGTGCTGCAAACGGAGCGTTGATTATTACCACAAAATCAGGAAAGAAAAATAAAGGTTTAGGAATTTCATTCAACACAGGAGCTACAT
This portion of the Flavobacterium gelatinilyticum genome encodes:
- a CDS encoding FecR family protein, which translates into the protein MKKENFLLLAKKYEEGNCTPEEKMTVEAFFDKMQEQPSDIENEISDEKGAAILNKILLELQVKPKKYSIRKALKIAAVLVIGLTIAFSAAQFVFKPAAITQVTAKGEKKEIFLEDGSVIVLNSNSSVTYPEEFESTRNIQLTGQAYFKVFRDVKRPFIVQTHDVKVRVLGTSFDINSYNHHDTKVSVITGKVEVTSPTGKKVQITKNQQADLLKNSDLQISTENSDDKIAWISNTIILKNTKLSETVKIIENWYNVDITIEDQELNDLTISGKFKDEKLENVLESIAYLKELKINYKTKNQIIIRKQTK